A genomic stretch from Myripristis murdjan chromosome 12, fMyrMur1.1, whole genome shotgun sequence includes:
- the btc gene encoding probetacellulin, whose amino-acid sequence MAKLYRLYVGIVTALALCKYSLAEWNATEESANRTVSCHHYGNRNNCTAIADSKDTGQWSGHFSKCPKELKHYCIHGSCRYIKEQKLPSCRCEQGFIGSRCEYVDVDGRIGEQRQIIIACVIAGLVFLILLIVFICICSHRRYRLCRQRGRRREEPRNGTEKLSMINTSTSHATSIPDSTETPHSNDV is encoded by the exons ATGGCCAAGCTATACAGGCTATATGTGGGAATAGTAACAG CTCTGGCCTTATGCAAATACTCCCTGGCAGAATGGAATGCCACCGAGGAGTCTGCCAATCGAACTGTGTCCTGTCATCACTATGGCAACAGAAACAATTGCACAG CTATAGCAGACTCTAAAGACACAGGACAGTGGAGTGGCCACTTCTCAAAATGTCCCAAAGAGCTGAAGCACTACTGCATCCACGGGTCTTGCCGTTACATTAAGGAACAGAAGCTACCCTCTTGCAG gtGTGAGCAAGGTTTCATCGGTTCCAGATGTGAATATGTGGACGTGGACGGGCGGATAGGAGAGCAACGACAAATCATCATCGCCTGTGTCATCGCCGGACTCGTTTTCCTCATTCTCCTCATTGTGTTCATCTGCATCTGTTCACA tcgTAGGTACAGACTGTGTAGGCAAAGGGGAAGGCGAAGGGAGGAGCCAAGAAATGGGACAGAAAAGCTCAGCATGATCAACACCAGCACATCACACGCAACCTCAATACCAGACTCAACAGAAACACCGCACTCCAATGAcgtatga